The Channa argus isolate prfri chromosome 22, Channa argus male v1.0, whole genome shotgun sequence genome has a window encoding:
- the crebrf gene encoding CREB3 regulatory factor isoform X1, whose amino-acid sequence MPQPSVSGMEPPFGDAFQNYSFADQALTSTELLATSSDPDFMYELDRDMTHQQSPCGDSMVGVGDGGKDAEGCVDQLIGLGECETVCSSSAFEQWDSYWEDLTRYTRLASCDIWGTKEVDFLGLDDFSSPYQDEEVIGQTPTLAQLNSEDSQPVCEVLYPPADLTLAAPQPQPSQPLCQSKRPLVPGKGLGPGSARHSPSATCSSLLSRTLLPDFPEGSQKATRPVPSSTETISKTQSHLTLTKEHGQAQSKSQGRGTKMAAPTSHGSDFVRKAKVRVSAVPKAQPEIPSQTEFERLEPPLPVSQTQDERASTSANGNLVGLPGSAVGASSSLTSFDRRAEGTGRRELTVVWPAHVPQLVEASQALEGSTSGLASSGDIVAGACGGEGSSVLIVDGTGKSKEEEHNYSLFLTRSRLAARTHSHMEDDEEEEEEEDEEEAEEEEEDGDGLKLDDEDHDEGFGSERELSENEEEEDEDYEADKDDDMSDAFSEQGCDMELMEDIKGLTAGVSSRKRGKRRYFWEYSEQLTPSKQERMLKPSEWDRHTLPSNLYQKNGPLHGKYMLKKSRRTDVEDLTPNPRKLLQIGTELRKLNKVISDLTPVSELPLTARPRSRKEKNKLASRACRLKKKAQYEANKVKLWGLSTEYDRLLFVISAIKEEIVARVEDSSPRPTNMTDTLERLIQETLVASPVAGQTSDFVNKILENTGHGDPTGGLVGLRVPTSKI is encoded by the exons ATGCCTCAG CCCAGTGTCAGTGGGATGGAGCCTCCCTTTGGGGATGCCTTTCAGAACTACTCATTTGCTGACCAGGCCCTGACCAGCACTGAGCTGCTTGCCACCAGCTCTGACCCAGATTTCATGTATGAATTG GACAGAGACATGACCCACCAGCAGAGTCCCTGTGGGGACAGCATGGTGGGAGTCGGGGATGGAGGAAAGGATGCGGAAGGCTGTGTAGATCAGCTCATAGGTCTGGGCGAGTGTGAGACAGTCTGCAGCAGCTCAGCATTCGAACAGTGGGACTCATACTGGGAAGATCTCACCAG aTATACACGGCTGGCCAGCTGTGACATCTGGGGAACCAAAGAGGTTGATTTCCTTGGATTGGATGATTTCTCTAGTCCCTACCAGGATGAGGAAGTGATTGGGCAAACCCCAACACTGGCTCAGCTCAACAGTGAAGACTCACAGCCTGTGTGTGAAGTCCTCTACCCTCCTGCAGACCTGACCCTGGCTGCCCCTCAGCCTCAGCCCTCCCAGCCTCTGTGTCAAAGCAAGAGACCCCTTGTGCCTGGCAAAGGATTGGGTCCTGGCTCTGCACGGCACTCCCCAAGCGCTACATGCTCTTCCCTTCTGTCCCGCACACTTCTCCCAGACTTCCCTGAAGGCTCCCAAAAAGCCACCAGACCTGTCCCCTCTAGCACTGAGACCATAAGCAAGACCCAGAGCCACCTCACTCTCACAAAGGAGCATGGCCAAGCTCAAAGCAAGTCCCAGGGGAGAGGAACCAAGATGGCCGCCCCAACTTCTCATGGCTCTGACTTTGTGCGAAAAGCTAAAGTCCGTGTAAGTGCTGTGCCTAAAGCTCAGCCTGAGATACCTTCCCAGACAGAATTTGAGAGGTTAGAGCCACCTTTGCCTGTGTCCCAGACCCAAGATGAGAGGGCTTCCACTTCAGCTAACGGCAACTTGGTAGGACTTCCTGGTTCTGCTGTTGGTGCCTCCAGTAGCTTAACAAGCTTTGACAGGAGAGCAGAGGGGACAGGAAGAAGAGAGTTGACTGTGGTCTGGCCTGCCCATGTGCCTCAGCTAGTCGAAGCGAGCCAGGCCCTTGAGGGCAGCACCTCTGGGCTGGCGAGCAGCGGTGATATTGTGGCTGGAGCTTGCGGTGGTGAAGGCAGCAGTGTTCTGATTGTCGACGGCACGGGGAAgagcaaagaagaagaacacaACTACTCTCTGTTTCTGACCCGCAGCAGACTGGCTGCGAGAACCCACTCGCATATGGAGGacgatgaggaagaggaggaagaggaggacgaggaggaggcagaagaggaggaggaggatggtgaCGGACTTAAGCTAGATGATGAAGACCACGATGAGGGTTTTGGCAGCGAACGTGAGCTGTCTGagaatgaggaggaagaagatgaagactATGAAGCAGATAAGGATGACGACATGAGTGATGCGTTCTCTGAACAAG GCTGTGACATGGAGCTGATGGAAGATATTAAAGGCCTGACAGCAGGTGTCTCCAGCCGGAAGAGAGGCAAGCGCCGTTACTTCTGGGAGTACAGCGAGCAGCTCACCCCCTCCAAACAGGAGCGAATGCTTAAACCATCTGAGTGGGACAGACACACGCTGCCTAGCAACCTGTACCAGAAAAATGGGCCTCTCCATG GAAAGTACATGTTGAAGAAGTCACGCCGCACAGATGTGGAGGACCTTACTCCCAATCCACGCAAGCTGCTGCAGATCGGCACAGAGCTCCGCAAACTAAACAAGGTGATCAGTGACTTGACACCAGTTAGCGAGCTGCCACTGACTGCGAGACCACGATCCCGCAAGGAGAAAAATAAGCTGGCATCTAG AGCTTGTCGTCTGAAAAAGAAGGCCCAGTATGAAGCTAACAAAGTGAAGCTCTGGGGACTCAGCACAGAGTACG ATCGACTGTTGTTTGTGATCAGCGCCATCAAGGAAGAGATCGTAGCACGAGTCGAGGACTCTTCTCCGCGTCCGACCAACATGACTGACACTCTGGAGCGGCTTATCCAGGAGACACTTG tgGCATCACCTGTTGCTGGGCAGACTTCAGACTTTGTCAACAAAATCTTGGAAAACACAGGACATGGTGATCCTACCGGTGGCCTGGTTGGCCTGCGAGTCCCCACCTCCAAAATCTAG
- the crebrf gene encoding CREB3 regulatory factor isoform X2 → MPQDRDMTHQQSPCGDSMVGVGDGGKDAEGCVDQLIGLGECETVCSSSAFEQWDSYWEDLTRYTRLASCDIWGTKEVDFLGLDDFSSPYQDEEVIGQTPTLAQLNSEDSQPVCEVLYPPADLTLAAPQPQPSQPLCQSKRPLVPGKGLGPGSARHSPSATCSSLLSRTLLPDFPEGSQKATRPVPSSTETISKTQSHLTLTKEHGQAQSKSQGRGTKMAAPTSHGSDFVRKAKVRVSAVPKAQPEIPSQTEFERLEPPLPVSQTQDERASTSANGNLVGLPGSAVGASSSLTSFDRRAEGTGRRELTVVWPAHVPQLVEASQALEGSTSGLASSGDIVAGACGGEGSSVLIVDGTGKSKEEEHNYSLFLTRSRLAARTHSHMEDDEEEEEEEDEEEAEEEEEDGDGLKLDDEDHDEGFGSERELSENEEEEDEDYEADKDDDMSDAFSEQGCDMELMEDIKGLTAGVSSRKRGKRRYFWEYSEQLTPSKQERMLKPSEWDRHTLPSNLYQKNGPLHGKYMLKKSRRTDVEDLTPNPRKLLQIGTELRKLNKVISDLTPVSELPLTARPRSRKEKNKLASRACRLKKKAQYEANKVKLWGLSTEYDRLLFVISAIKEEIVARVEDSSPRPTNMTDTLERLIQETLVASPVAGQTSDFVNKILENTGHGDPTGGLVGLRVPTSKI, encoded by the exons ATGCCTCAG GACAGAGACATGACCCACCAGCAGAGTCCCTGTGGGGACAGCATGGTGGGAGTCGGGGATGGAGGAAAGGATGCGGAAGGCTGTGTAGATCAGCTCATAGGTCTGGGCGAGTGTGAGACAGTCTGCAGCAGCTCAGCATTCGAACAGTGGGACTCATACTGGGAAGATCTCACCAG aTATACACGGCTGGCCAGCTGTGACATCTGGGGAACCAAAGAGGTTGATTTCCTTGGATTGGATGATTTCTCTAGTCCCTACCAGGATGAGGAAGTGATTGGGCAAACCCCAACACTGGCTCAGCTCAACAGTGAAGACTCACAGCCTGTGTGTGAAGTCCTCTACCCTCCTGCAGACCTGACCCTGGCTGCCCCTCAGCCTCAGCCCTCCCAGCCTCTGTGTCAAAGCAAGAGACCCCTTGTGCCTGGCAAAGGATTGGGTCCTGGCTCTGCACGGCACTCCCCAAGCGCTACATGCTCTTCCCTTCTGTCCCGCACACTTCTCCCAGACTTCCCTGAAGGCTCCCAAAAAGCCACCAGACCTGTCCCCTCTAGCACTGAGACCATAAGCAAGACCCAGAGCCACCTCACTCTCACAAAGGAGCATGGCCAAGCTCAAAGCAAGTCCCAGGGGAGAGGAACCAAGATGGCCGCCCCAACTTCTCATGGCTCTGACTTTGTGCGAAAAGCTAAAGTCCGTGTAAGTGCTGTGCCTAAAGCTCAGCCTGAGATACCTTCCCAGACAGAATTTGAGAGGTTAGAGCCACCTTTGCCTGTGTCCCAGACCCAAGATGAGAGGGCTTCCACTTCAGCTAACGGCAACTTGGTAGGACTTCCTGGTTCTGCTGTTGGTGCCTCCAGTAGCTTAACAAGCTTTGACAGGAGAGCAGAGGGGACAGGAAGAAGAGAGTTGACTGTGGTCTGGCCTGCCCATGTGCCTCAGCTAGTCGAAGCGAGCCAGGCCCTTGAGGGCAGCACCTCTGGGCTGGCGAGCAGCGGTGATATTGTGGCTGGAGCTTGCGGTGGTGAAGGCAGCAGTGTTCTGATTGTCGACGGCACGGGGAAgagcaaagaagaagaacacaACTACTCTCTGTTTCTGACCCGCAGCAGACTGGCTGCGAGAACCCACTCGCATATGGAGGacgatgaggaagaggaggaagaggaggacgaggaggaggcagaagaggaggaggaggatggtgaCGGACTTAAGCTAGATGATGAAGACCACGATGAGGGTTTTGGCAGCGAACGTGAGCTGTCTGagaatgaggaggaagaagatgaagactATGAAGCAGATAAGGATGACGACATGAGTGATGCGTTCTCTGAACAAG GCTGTGACATGGAGCTGATGGAAGATATTAAAGGCCTGACAGCAGGTGTCTCCAGCCGGAAGAGAGGCAAGCGCCGTTACTTCTGGGAGTACAGCGAGCAGCTCACCCCCTCCAAACAGGAGCGAATGCTTAAACCATCTGAGTGGGACAGACACACGCTGCCTAGCAACCTGTACCAGAAAAATGGGCCTCTCCATG GAAAGTACATGTTGAAGAAGTCACGCCGCACAGATGTGGAGGACCTTACTCCCAATCCACGCAAGCTGCTGCAGATCGGCACAGAGCTCCGCAAACTAAACAAGGTGATCAGTGACTTGACACCAGTTAGCGAGCTGCCACTGACTGCGAGACCACGATCCCGCAAGGAGAAAAATAAGCTGGCATCTAG AGCTTGTCGTCTGAAAAAGAAGGCCCAGTATGAAGCTAACAAAGTGAAGCTCTGGGGACTCAGCACAGAGTACG ATCGACTGTTGTTTGTGATCAGCGCCATCAAGGAAGAGATCGTAGCACGAGTCGAGGACTCTTCTCCGCGTCCGACCAACATGACTGACACTCTGGAGCGGCTTATCCAGGAGACACTTG tgGCATCACCTGTTGCTGGGCAGACTTCAGACTTTGTCAACAAAATCTTGGAAAACACAGGACATGGTGATCCTACCGGTGGCCTGGTTGGCCTGCGAGTCCCCACCTCCAAAATCTAG